The following are encoded together in the Meriones unguiculatus strain TT.TT164.6M chromosome 16, Bangor_MerUng_6.1, whole genome shotgun sequence genome:
- the Cisd1 gene encoding CDGSH iron-sulfur domain-containing protein 1, translating into MGLSSDCGVRVEWIAAITFAAGTAALGYLAYKKFYVKDNRTKAMVNLHIQKDNPKVVHAFDMEDLGDKAVYCRCWRSKKFPFCDGAHIKHNEETGDNVGPLIIKKKET; encoded by the exons ATGGGCCTCAGCTCCGACTGCGGTGTGCGAG TTGAGTGGATTGCTGCCATCACATTTGCTGCTGGCACGGCTGCTCTCGGTTACCTGGCTTACAAAAAGTTCTACGTTAAAGATAACCGCACCAAAGCGATGGTGAACCTTCACATCCAGAAAGACAACCcgaaggtggtgcatgccttcgaCATGGAGGACCTGGGAGATAAGGCCGTCTACTGCCGCTGCTGGAGGTCCAAAAAG ttCCCATTCTGTGATGGGGCTCACATAAAACACAATGAAGAGACTGGAGACAACGTGGGACCTCTGATcatcaagaaaaaagaaacttaa